From a region of the Fibrobacter sp. UWB16 genome:
- a CDS encoding toxin-antitoxin system YwqK family antitoxin, whose translation MRLLNLIAFFAILCYFAGCTVERAEEHILARHANGVKKTSIWVYPDGTILKRNEWYNDGIKELEIPYEDSLPHGEFKRWTGFGDVAMIGCYNKGKKDGKWTVYYQNKKVEAVQYYKEDHPVGDWEGYHHNGLKAFEKHYDDKGNPTGVWKKWHDNGILAEENSNCHDMTKNSSEESSPIPGYIKRYGRNCKIIEHFECSDDHLDGVYKKYYESYGTVDSTAGNCEKAQIKEEGLIDNEIDFGAHTTYRADGSLIKKIKSDYFKGREKIQWFDENNNVVRESNFITEETDGPVESSGISYGTCANSSTLFCAETSFVRSSWPSGTLDTCTLSYKDAFKQSIGKFPVSLRYIKAGHVLLYEEFWAYDDPPTSYGDPALRISRSFYPDSMGGKMASEGFWQRSPDGKSKRHGIWRNWYPSGILKDSLNYVNGERVGEQFSYDSTGKLTIHKTEAGKNRPVIMHILGN comes from the coding sequence ATGAGACTCCTTAATTTAATCGCCTTTTTTGCCATTTTATGCTATTTCGCCGGCTGTACAGTCGAGCGGGCAGAAGAACATATCCTCGCAAGGCACGCAAACGGCGTCAAAAAGACCTCCATCTGGGTCTACCCCGACGGAACCATCCTCAAGCGTAACGAATGGTACAACGACGGCATCAAGGAGCTAGAAATTCCCTACGAAGACAGCCTCCCGCATGGTGAATTCAAACGTTGGACAGGCTTTGGCGATGTCGCAATGATCGGATGCTACAACAAAGGGAAAAAAGACGGCAAGTGGACGGTCTACTACCAGAACAAGAAAGTTGAAGCGGTCCAGTATTACAAGGAAGACCACCCCGTAGGCGACTGGGAAGGCTATCACCACAATGGTTTAAAGGCTTTTGAAAAACATTACGACGACAAAGGCAACCCCACTGGAGTATGGAAAAAGTGGCACGACAACGGAATTCTCGCCGAAGAAAACAGCAACTGTCATGACATGACGAAAAACAGTTCTGAAGAATCCTCACCAATACCAGGGTACATCAAGCGTTACGGTCGAAACTGCAAAATTATAGAGCACTTTGAATGTTCCGACGACCATTTAGACGGAGTATATAAGAAATACTACGAATCATACGGCACCGTCGATTCTACTGCAGGAAATTGCGAAAAAGCTCAAATCAAGGAAGAAGGGCTCATCGACAACGAAATCGACTTCGGAGCACACACCACCTACAGGGCTGACGGTTCCCTCATCAAAAAAATCAAGTCGGATTATTTCAAGGGGCGTGAAAAAATACAGTGGTTCGACGAAAACAACAACGTTGTACGGGAAAGCAATTTTATTACGGAAGAAACAGACGGACCTGTAGAAAGCTCCGGCATTTCCTACGGAACTTGTGCCAACTCTTCCACGCTGTTCTGCGCCGAGACTTCGTTTGTCCGTTCTTCTTGGCCCAGCGGGACACTCGACACTTGCACCTTAAGCTACAAGGATGCGTTCAAACAAAGCATCGGCAAGTTTCCGGTATCGTTACGCTACATCAAGGCAGGACACGTTCTTTTGTACGAAGAATTCTGGGCGTACGACGATCCACCGACAAGCTATGGAGATCCAGCTCTTCGCATAAGCCGCAGTTTCTACCCAGACAGCATGGGTGGCAAAATGGCAAGCGAAGGTTTTTGGCAAAGATCTCCTGACGGCAAATCCAAACGCCATGGCATCTGGCGCAACTGGTATCCGAGCGGCATATTGAAGGACAGCCTCAACTACGTGAACGGCGAACGCGTCGGTGAACAGTTCAGTTACGACAGCACCGGCAAGCTCACAATACATAAAACAGAAGCCGGCAAGAACCGGCCCGTAATCATGCACATTTTAGGGAATTAA
- a CDS encoding type II secretion system protein, with the protein MVKLLKNKKGFGIVEILVAAAVLGFMYMAILNLQGGNHDALLRIRGRDGAIEVAQQVLDSLKSVGIASIPSKSLSDTTFDVHDIDRKWARGLGDSATVTYSSQVTVAATQNYTSKDSSQYETIRHVYAKQVKVKVSWNFKGTTQSIEVSSVIR; encoded by the coding sequence ATGGTGAAACTTTTGAAGAATAAGAAAGGCTTTGGTATTGTTGAAATTCTGGTCGCTGCTGCGGTCCTCGGTTTTATGTACATGGCTATATTGAATCTTCAGGGCGGAAACCATGATGCATTGCTGCGCATCCGCGGCCGTGACGGGGCTATTGAAGTGGCCCAGCAGGTTTTGGATTCCCTCAAGTCCGTAGGTATAGCCTCTATCCCCTCGAAGTCTCTTTCGGATACGACTTTTGATGTGCATGATATTGACCGCAAGTGGGCTCGTGGTCTTGGCGATTCCGCAACGGTGACGTACTCTTCGCAGGTGACTGTGGCGGCAACGCAAAATTATACTTCGAAGGATTCTTCGCAGTACGAGACGATTCGCCACGTTTACGCAAAACAGGTGAAGGTCAAAGTCTCCTGGAATTTCAAAGGCACAACGCAGTCTATCGAAGTCTCGAGTGTAATTAGATGA